TCCTCTGATCTGATATACTAGGCATGCATCCCCCTACTTCCATTCTACGGATCAAATCCGAAATCAGCGCGCTTCCAATTCCGGCAGGTTCGCCGGCGTGCATATCCCCCCATTGATTGACATATTTGTGTCTGCTTTTCTCCAATTCCCTGTGATCTGCGGTATACACAATCCAGCCTTCCTTTTCAGTCCACTTGATTCTTCTAATCTTCAGGCCCCAGTCACGCTCAAAATTCAGAAGCAGCCCAAACTTTCCCTGTGATGAATCGGAAGCAGGAACTCCCCTAAACTCAATCACCTCTTGTTTTGTCAATCCATAATTCTTGCCATTAATCACAAACTCCACAGTCAGTGCCTGATCTGCCCGCTCAATTTGATTCAGAATTCCCCCACTGTCAGACTGAGTCGGAGCTGTAACCTTGGTCTCCTCTGACGAACTGACCAGAAACTGACTGATGCCCAGAGCATCGCCGTCCTGAGGTTGGCTCAAGGCCGACGGGGCCGTCCCTCCCTCACCGCCAATCCGGGCTTGGCCCGAATCCGGCGTGGTTTGTGCCACAGCAAAGAGACAGACAGGGAGCAGAGTTCTGAAATGTTACCTttggctggcggcggcgtcgttcGATGACGGCCAAGGCAAGGTCCGAGAATCGTGCCCTCAAGTCCGAGAATCCCGTTGGGAGCTCGATCTTTCCCGGTTGACGAATCTTCTCGATCACCTTCTCATCTCTCTCCGCCAGATCCGCGATCGCCAAGATTGTTCGGCGGAAGTCCACGTGGGAGATCCCAACAAACACAGCATCGCCCCCAAGTCGCAGCTGCGCCCCTCCTTCCCTTGTAGTCCGGCCAGACCGCGCGGGCAGGCCAAGGTCCGAGGCCCCGCACGCCACCCCCGTCGCTTCGATCGTCTCCGGAATCGCCGCCGAGAACGCCTCCCTCATGTTTCTAAGCCGTTTCAGAACAGGGGTGTCTTTTCGTAACTTAATATGGGAGGGAGTGAGTACTTCAGTTTACCATCTTTTAGGTCCTAATTTTGTTGTTAATAAGATCTGTGCAGAACTTCAGTTTATCATCACGGCCGCCCCGCCAACGACTCTTGTTGCAGTAGCAAAGGCCACGTGGGCGGTAAGAACTGACTCCGTCGCGTCGACCATGCCCTCTCAGAGTCTCAGTGCAGCTTACAGATCGTCGACCTGCATATACATCGAAGCAACAAGATCAATCATGCTACATGCTGATAGCAAGCAAGAGGCCGGTTTTTGGCGTTAGTACCTTTGGATAAAAGAACAAGAGCGGATTGGTCGGTCCATTGATCTCGGAGGACGAATTCTTGTAGCTTCCTTCACCTGCAGTACGTATGATGGCAAACAACGATGGCTGCTTCAACGTTCCAATGTGCTGTTTTCTGTTCATTTGCCTGTGTTCGCAT
This is a stretch of genomic DNA from Brachypodium distachyon strain Bd21 chromosome 1, Brachypodium_distachyon_v3.0, whole genome shotgun sequence. It encodes these proteins:
- the LOC112269698 gene encoding uncharacterized protein LOC112269698, whose product is MREAFSAAIPETIEATGVACGASDLGLPARSGRTTREGGAQLRLGGDAVFVGISHVDFRRTILAIADLAERDEKVIEKIRQPGKIELPTGFSDLRARFSDLALAVIERRRRQPKLSIRMAFKKWHGWVLKKFSDDSTITDYDIDSIIAKREETTAKPNAKMKKFTKGAIKFNRYKRMCLSLFLCLLQHCVFRPHT